A region of Candidatus Terasakiella magnetica DNA encodes the following proteins:
- a CDS encoding YeaH/YhbH family protein has protein sequence MRYFVDRRENPKGKSLGNRQRFVKRARARIKEVVDKSLKDRSIKDLATGEKITIPSKGIEEPKFFNDGRTGKKDRVFPGNKEFIPGDTIPRPQGGAGQGGGKEGSDDGEGQDDFSFTLTRDEFLDLFFEDLELPDLVKKSLTDVKNFQTKHAGYRTSGTTSNITLVRTMRQSLARRTALKRPKKKEIDEIEEEINELESKKRLGVKQKARLEELKKLHVKLMRKRSVVGFIDPIDVRYHAFEKVPQPNSKAVMFCLMDVSGSMGEREKDLAKRFFLLLHLFLDRRYEYTEIVFIRHTHVASEVDEETFFYGRESGGTVVSRALDEMKKILRDRYPTDIWNVYGAQVSDGDNTSGDSGNCISLLNEDILPLVQYYTYIEVVDENEMEIVRNGEGGSSLWKAYRDIRDVWPLFKMGKIAQAGDIYGVFRELFAKDLKGAS, from the coding sequence ATGCGATACTTCGTAGATCGACGAGAAAACCCCAAAGGTAAAAGCCTTGGAAATCGCCAGCGGTTTGTTAAACGTGCACGGGCACGCATTAAGGAAGTTGTGGATAAATCCCTTAAGGACCGCAGCATTAAAGACCTTGCCACGGGGGAGAAAATCACCATTCCCTCCAAAGGAATTGAAGAACCCAAATTCTTTAATGATGGGCGCACAGGTAAGAAAGATCGTGTTTTTCCCGGTAATAAAGAGTTTATACCCGGCGATACCATTCCTCGTCCCCAAGGCGGGGCCGGGCAGGGGGGCGGCAAGGAAGGTTCTGATGATGGGGAAGGCCAAGATGATTTCAGCTTTACCCTAACGCGTGATGAATTCCTCGATCTGTTTTTTGAGGATTTAGAACTGCCAGACCTTGTTAAAAAATCCCTTACAGACGTGAAGAACTTTCAAACCAAACATGCGGGCTATCGCACCTCTGGCACGACTTCTAACATCACATTGGTGCGCACCATGCGCCAATCACTTGCGCGCAGAACAGCGCTAAAACGGCCCAAGAAAAAAGAAATTGATGAGATTGAAGAAGAAATCAATGAGTTAGAGTCAAAAAAACGCCTTGGGGTGAAACAGAAAGCACGGCTTGAGGAATTAAAGAAGCTTCATGTAAAATTGATGCGCAAACGTTCTGTTGTTGGATTTATTGACCCGATTGATGTGCGCTATCACGCCTTTGAAAAGGTTCCACAGCCCAATTCTAAAGCTGTCATGTTCTGCCTCATGGATGTGTCTGGTTCTATGGGGGAGCGTGAAAAAGATTTGGCAAAACGTTTCTTCTTGCTGCTTCATCTGTTTTTAGATCGACGTTACGAATATACCGAGATTGTCTTTATCCGCCACACGCATGTGGCCTCAGAAGTGGATGAAGAGACGTTTTTTTATGGGCGTGAAAGTGGCGGTACGGTTGTGAGCCGGGCCTTGGATGAAATGAAGAAAATCCTGCGTGATCGCTATCCAACAGACATCTGGAATGTCTATGGCGCCCAAGTCTCTGATGGGGATAACACAAGCGGGGATAGCGGGAACTGCATATCTTTGTTGAATGAGGACATCCTGCCTTTGGTGCAATATTACACCTATATCGAAGTGGTGGATGAAAACGAGATGGAGATTGTGCGCAACGGCGAAGGCGGGTCCTCACTGTGGAAGGCGTACCGCGATATTCGCGACGTGTGGCCTCTTTTCAAAATGGGGAAAATCGCACAGGCGGGTGACATTTATGGGGTCTTTAGGGAGCTGTTTGCAAAAGACCTGAAAGGGGCATCATAA